The proteins below come from a single Brienomyrus brachyistius isolate T26 unplaced genomic scaffold, BBRACH_0.4 scaffold63, whole genome shotgun sequence genomic window:
- the LOC125725218 gene encoding uncharacterized protein LOC125725218 isoform X1 — translation MASSKLRSRKLSPKQEAAYFISACKDKDGLYVKYINSYKGRGVYSRFHFERGDFLLEYRGQLISRHECESRQKIYHDALKVFMFEFYFNGKLFCIDAARDDGSLGRLVNDDHVSPNSKMKKITISGKPHLCLFATRSISPGEEITYNYGDSDWPWRCKVATEKDQLHPKEQSTSSENITDVGMTTNVQLLPEGQHADVLREETEEAVSEGDPCANTLMDTSSLSKEMEQNITDVGMTTNVQLLPEGQHADVLREETEEAVSEGDPCANTLMDNSSLSKEMEQNITDVGMTTNVQLFPEGQHADVLREETEEVATKLDFCKTGGHRSSFPNENVEKQPCKHEVIHANFSSMDKCSACFGPVAPLKWIGLRCKVCSKFWHKNCFAKFEKNDEEPLSWDIGFSSSDEEVSLSDEEYVPDSDSESCSSVELAAGYVNNVQNKCSSNEQNVKVATSECTKSQKTKLNQEGVSKGSQYLKAREVSCLNEDDLFCCLEELTSGESDNESDSSAEGTDLLSSTSQVKRLSEIKRSSKVDVLINRSDRVSLPRKDHKTPTSEQQLEIIGGTSALDLPGDYKDVSVAGAKGNMAGAEKCLQSSDISCSENKNYCYICGKPQSKISRHLKTHLTEVEVAEALSFPKRSKERKRLLEKIRNKGNYRHNSNVLEKGNGLLKVKRRPNKDCDSKQFVHCMYCKAMFGRKELWRHVRRCSSKPGSVSEHQGRTRVLGLAAMAESTSLQQISGGVWKLLSAMKQDDISSVVRNDFCILQLAQSFFNKHGNDPTKFEYIRQKLREIGRFLITLRSESSIYSLEEAIKPANFQHVIEAVKKVSGHDEEKNYYQRPSLALKLGHTLQKVCELIHCRGLMAEDEELIKSTETFRKLYTTKWSELISHRALSTMNEAKFNKPSTLPFTHDVQLLHKHLETTANAASENLKKTSSSQSYAELAKATLARVIIFNRRRAGEVSKMQLKSFQERENTLLHADVAVGLSKFEQKLCSHFSRVEIRGKRGRKVAVLLTPDMVDALTLLVNKRTECAVQDNCFLFARPKCQSHYRGQDCLRLYATQCGAQNPQHLRSTHLRKHVATLSQILNLKNNELDQVADFLGHDIRVHREYYRLPEATTQLAKISKLLLAMEKGCLPNFQGKSLDEIEIEDEINLTDGSDGTEPDSDTEDATLGTPRLNESQSIQPATEDNAGGSTDSISVGQVFTAAIKTSKKKSRTQWSKQEVTAVLKHFKDHITKGKLATMAECQQCKSAEDPVLAGRTVQNIRDFVRNRGITLKRKTMSN, via the exons ATGGCTTCTTCGAAGTTGAGAAGTAGAAAACTTTCTCCAAAACAAGAGGCTGCATATTTTATATCTGCATGTAAAGACAAAGATGGACTTTATGTGAAatatataaattcatataaag GCCGTGGGGTATACAGCAGATTCCATTTTGAGAGGGGAGATTTTCTTCTGGAATACAGAGGGCAACTCATCAGCAGGCATGAATGTGAAAGTAGACAGAAAATATATCATGATGCCCTCAAAGTGTTCATGtttgaattttatttcaatGGAAAATTGTTTTG CATTGATGCTGCCCGAGACGATGGCTCCCTTGGGAGACTGGTGAATGATGACCATGTTAGCCCAAacagcaaaatgaaaaaaataaccaTATCAGGAAAGCCCCATCTATGTTTATTCGCAACCAGAAGCATTAGTCCTGGAGAAGAAATTACATATAACTACGGTGACTCTGACTGGCCATGGAGATGCAAG GTGGCTACTGAAAAAGACCAACTGCACCCAAAAGAGCAGAGCACATCAAGTGAG aacataaccgatgtgggaatgactacgaatgtccagttgttgccagaaggacagcatgcagatgtcctaagagaagagacagaagag GCTGTTTCTGAGGGAGACCCCTGTGCCAATACTCTGATGGATACCTCATCACTTAGCAAAGAAATGGAACAG aacataaccgatgtgggaatgactacgaatgtccagttgttgccagaaggacagcatgcagatgtcctaagagaagagacagaagag GCTGTTTCTGAGGGAGACCCCTGTGCCAATACTCTGATGGATAACTCATCACTTAGCAAAGAAATGGAACAG aacataaccgatgtgggaatgactacgaatgtccagttgtttccagaaggacagcatgcagatgtcctaagagaagagacagaagag GTAGCCACCAAACTTGATTTTTGCAAGACAGGGGGTCACAGATCATCATTTCCAAATGAGAATGTTGAGAAG cAGCCCTGTAAGCATGAGGTCATCCATGCAAATTTTTCAAGCATGGACAAATGTTCTGCATGTTTTGGACCTGTGGCGCCACTCAAGTGGATTGGTCTGAGGTGTAAAG TGTGCTCTAAATTTTGGCACAAGAACTGCTTTGCAAAATTTGAAAAGAATGATGAAGAACCACTTTCATGG GATATAGGATTTTCAAGTTCTGATGAGGAAGTGTCACTCTCAGATGAGGAATATGTCCCAGACTCAGACAGTGAATCGTGCAGTTCAGTGGAGTTAGCAGCAGGATATGTAAACAATGTCCAAAACAAATGTTCCTCAAATGAACAGAACGTGAAAGTTGCCACCTCAGAGTGCACCAAATCTCAGAAAACAAAGTTGAACCAGGAAGGTGTAAGCAAAGGTTCACAGTATTTGAAGGCCAGGGAAGTGTCTTGTTTAAATGAGGATGATTTATTTTGTTGTCTGGAGGAGTTGACAAGTGGAGAATCAGACAATGAGTCAGACAGTTCTGCAGAAGGGACAGATTTACTTTCAAGCACCAGTCAAGTTAAACGCCTTTCAGAGATCAAAAGATCATCAAAAGTTGACGTTTTAATTAATAGATCAGATCGTGTTTCTTTGCCCAGAAAAGACCATAAAACACCTACAAGTGAACAGCAGTTGGAAATAATAGGTGGTACTAGTGCACTTGATTTGCCTGGAGATTATAAGGATGTATCAGTGGCAGGAGCAAAGGGTAACATGGCTGGAGCTGAGAAATGTCTTCAATCATCAGACATTTCTTGTTCTGAAAATAAGaattactgttacatttgtgggAAACCACAGTCAAAAATATCTCGTCATTTAAAAACCCATTTGACTGAAGTTGAAGTTGCAGAAGCACTGTCATTTCCAAAACGCTCAAAAGAACGCAAAAGACTACTAGAAAAAATTCGGAACAAGGGGAACTATCGGCATAATTCCAATGTATTAGAGAAAGGAAATgggttgcttaaagtaaaacgaAGGCCAAACAAAGATTGTGATTCAAAACAGTTTGTGCATTGTATGTACTGCAAAGCAATGTTTGGGCGTAAAGAACTATGGCGACATGTGAGAAGATGTTCCTCAAAGCCAGGTTCAGTAAGTGAACATCAGGGACGGACCAGAGTGTTGGGTTTGGCTGCCATGGCAGAGTCTACATCTTTGCAGCAGATATCTGGAGGAGTTTGGAAGCTCTTGAGTGCAATGAAGCAAGATGACATATCTTCTGTTGTACGCAATGACTTCTGCATTCTTCAGCTAGCGCAGTCATTCTTCAACAAACATGGAAATGACCCTACCAAGTTTGAATATATTCGTCAGAAGCTTCGAGAAATTGGGAGGTTTTTGATAACATTGCGCAGTGAGTCCTCTATATACAGCCTTGAGGAAGCTATAAAACCAGCTAATTTCCAGCATGTTATTGAAGCTGTGAAGAAAGTGTCAGGTCATGACGAAGAAAAAAACTACTACCAAAGGCCAAGCCTAGCATTGAAATTGGGCCACACATTGCAAAAGGTCTGCGAGCTCATCCACTGCAGAGGTCTAATGGCAGAAGATGAAGAGTTAATTAAGTCaactgagacattcagaaagctATATACCACCAAGTGGTCTGAGCTAATATCACACAGGGCTTTAAGCACAATGAATGAAGCAAAATTCAATAAACCGTCAACACTGCCTTTCACTCATGATGTTCAGCTCCTTCATAAACACCTGGAAACTACTGCCAATGCAGCATCTGAAAACCTGAAAAAAACATCATCATCACAAAGTTATGCAGAACTTGCAAAAGCTACCCTTGCAAGGGTAATTATTTTCAATCGTAGGCGTGCCGGTGAAGTATCTAAAATGCAGCTCAAAAGCTTCCAGGAAAGAGAGAACACACTACTTCACGCAGATGTTGCAGTAGGTCTTTCCAAATTTGAGCAGAAACTCTGTAGTCATTTTAGTAGAGTTGAAATCAGAGGTAAAAGAGGTCGAAAGGTTGCTGTCCTCCTCACACCAGATATGGTAGATGCCCTAACACTTCTGGTGAATAAAAGAACAGAGTGTGCGGTTCAGGATAACTGCTTCTTGTTTGCTAGACCCAAATGCCAGAGTCATTACAGAGGTCAAGATTGCTTGCGGCTCTATGCAACTCAGTGTGGTGCTCAAAATCCACAACATCTCAGGTCAACACATTTGCGCAAACACGTGGCCACTCTATCACAAATTCTTAATTTGAAAAACAATGAATTAGATCAAGTTGCTGACTTCTTGGGGCACGATATTCGTGTACACCGTGAGTATTACAGGCTTCCAGAAGCGACAACTCAGCTGGCAAAAATATCCAAACTTCTGCTTGCTATGGAAAAAGGGTGTCTCCCTAACTTTCAAGGCAAATCACTCGATGAAATTGAAATTGAAG atgagatcaacttaactgatggcAGTGATGGAACTGAACCTGACAGTGATACAGAGGATGCTACCTTGGGCACACCAAGACTGAATG AAAGTCAAAGCATTCAGCCAGCTACAGAAGATAATGCTGGAGGCTCAACAGATTCCATCAGTG TGGGCCAGGTTTTTACAGCAGCAATTAAAACCTCAAAGAAGAAGTCGCGAACACAGTGGTCAAAACAGGAGGTGACAGCtgtattgaaacattttaaagaTCATATAACCAAAGGAAAACTGGCAACAATGGCAGAGTGTCAGCAGTGCAAGTCAGCTGAGGACCCTGTTCTGGCAGGGCGCACTGTACAAAATATAAGAGATTTTGTTAGAAATAGAGGGATCACACTAAAAAGGAAAACCATGTCTAAttga
- the LOC125725218 gene encoding uncharacterized protein LOC125725218 isoform X6, whose translation MDTSSLSKEMEQNITDVGMTTNVQLFPEGQHADVLREETEEVATKLDFCKTGGHRSSFPNENVEKQPCKHEVIHANFSSMDKCSACFGPVAPLKWIGLRCKVCSKFWHKNCFAKFEKNDEEPLSWDIGFSSSDEEVSLSDEEYVPDSDSESCSSVELAAGYVNNVQNKCSSNEQNVKVATSECTKSQKTKLNQEGVSKGSQYLKAREVSCLNEDDLFCCLEELTSGESDNESDSSAEGTDLLSSTSQVKRLSEIKRSSKVDVLINRSDRVSLPRKDHKTPTSEQQLEIIGGTSALDLPGDYKDVSVAGAKGNMAGAEKCLQSSDISCSENKNYCYICGKPQSKISRHLKTHLTEVEVAEALSFPKRSKERKRLLEKIRNKGNYRHNSNVLEKGNGLLKVKRRPNKDCDSKQFVHCMYCKAMFGRKELWRHVRRCSSKPGSVSEHQGRTRVLGLAAMAESTSLQQISGGVWKLLSAMKQDDISSVVRNDFCILQLAQSFFNKHGNDPTKFEYIRQKLREIGRFLITLRSESSIYSLEEAIKPANFQHVIEAVKKVSGHDEEKNYYQRPSLALKLGHTLQKVCELIHCRGLMAEDEELIKSTETFRKLYTTKWSELISHRALSTMNEAKFNKPSTLPFTHDVQLLHKHLETTANAASENLKKTSSSQSYAELAKATLARVIIFNRRRAGEVSKMQLKSFQERENTLLHADVAVGLSKFEQKLCSHFSRVEIRGKRGRKVAVLLTPDMVDALTLLVNKRTECAVQDNCFLFARPKCQSHYRGQDCLRLYATQCGAQNPQHLRSTHLRKHVATLSQILNLKNNELDQVADFLGHDIRVHREYYRLPEATTQLAKISKLLLAMEKGCLPNFQGKSLDEIEIEDEINLTDGSDGTEPDSDTEDATLGTPRLNESQSIQPATEDNAGGSTDSISVGQVFTAAIKTSKKKSRTQWSKQEVTAVLKHFKDHITKGKLATMAECQQCKSAEDPVLAGRTVQNIRDFVRNRGITLKRKTMSN comes from the exons ATGGATACCTCATCACTTAGCAAAGAAATGGAACAG aacataaccgatgtgggaatgactacgaatgtccagttgtttccagaaggacagcatgcagatgtcctaagagaagagacagaagag GTAGCCACCAAACTTGATTTTTGCAAGACAGGGGGTCACAGATCATCATTTCCAAATGAGAATGTTGAGAAG cAGCCCTGTAAGCATGAGGTCATCCATGCAAATTTTTCAAGCATGGACAAATGTTCTGCATGTTTTGGACCTGTGGCGCCACTCAAGTGGATTGGTCTGAGGTGTAAAG TGTGCTCTAAATTTTGGCACAAGAACTGCTTTGCAAAATTTGAAAAGAATGATGAAGAACCACTTTCATGG GATATAGGATTTTCAAGTTCTGATGAGGAAGTGTCACTCTCAGATGAGGAATATGTCCCAGACTCAGACAGTGAATCGTGCAGTTCAGTGGAGTTAGCAGCAGGATATGTAAACAATGTCCAAAACAAATGTTCCTCAAATGAACAGAACGTGAAAGTTGCCACCTCAGAGTGCACCAAATCTCAGAAAACAAAGTTGAACCAGGAAGGTGTAAGCAAAGGTTCACAGTATTTGAAGGCCAGGGAAGTGTCTTGTTTAAATGAGGATGATTTATTTTGTTGTCTGGAGGAGTTGACAAGTGGAGAATCAGACAATGAGTCAGACAGTTCTGCAGAAGGGACAGATTTACTTTCAAGCACCAGTCAAGTTAAACGCCTTTCAGAGATCAAAAGATCATCAAAAGTTGACGTTTTAATTAATAGATCAGATCGTGTTTCTTTGCCCAGAAAAGACCATAAAACACCTACAAGTGAACAGCAGTTGGAAATAATAGGTGGTACTAGTGCACTTGATTTGCCTGGAGATTATAAGGATGTATCAGTGGCAGGAGCAAAGGGTAACATGGCTGGAGCTGAGAAATGTCTTCAATCATCAGACATTTCTTGTTCTGAAAATAAGaattactgttacatttgtgggAAACCACAGTCAAAAATATCTCGTCATTTAAAAACCCATTTGACTGAAGTTGAAGTTGCAGAAGCACTGTCATTTCCAAAACGCTCAAAAGAACGCAAAAGACTACTAGAAAAAATTCGGAACAAGGGGAACTATCGGCATAATTCCAATGTATTAGAGAAAGGAAATgggttgcttaaagtaaaacgaAGGCCAAACAAAGATTGTGATTCAAAACAGTTTGTGCATTGTATGTACTGCAAAGCAATGTTTGGGCGTAAAGAACTATGGCGACATGTGAGAAGATGTTCCTCAAAGCCAGGTTCAGTAAGTGAACATCAGGGACGGACCAGAGTGTTGGGTTTGGCTGCCATGGCAGAGTCTACATCTTTGCAGCAGATATCTGGAGGAGTTTGGAAGCTCTTGAGTGCAATGAAGCAAGATGACATATCTTCTGTTGTACGCAATGACTTCTGCATTCTTCAGCTAGCGCAGTCATTCTTCAACAAACATGGAAATGACCCTACCAAGTTTGAATATATTCGTCAGAAGCTTCGAGAAATTGGGAGGTTTTTGATAACATTGCGCAGTGAGTCCTCTATATACAGCCTTGAGGAAGCTATAAAACCAGCTAATTTCCAGCATGTTATTGAAGCTGTGAAGAAAGTGTCAGGTCATGACGAAGAAAAAAACTACTACCAAAGGCCAAGCCTAGCATTGAAATTGGGCCACACATTGCAAAAGGTCTGCGAGCTCATCCACTGCAGAGGTCTAATGGCAGAAGATGAAGAGTTAATTAAGTCaactgagacattcagaaagctATATACCACCAAGTGGTCTGAGCTAATATCACACAGGGCTTTAAGCACAATGAATGAAGCAAAATTCAATAAACCGTCAACACTGCCTTTCACTCATGATGTTCAGCTCCTTCATAAACACCTGGAAACTACTGCCAATGCAGCATCTGAAAACCTGAAAAAAACATCATCATCACAAAGTTATGCAGAACTTGCAAAAGCTACCCTTGCAAGGGTAATTATTTTCAATCGTAGGCGTGCCGGTGAAGTATCTAAAATGCAGCTCAAAAGCTTCCAGGAAAGAGAGAACACACTACTTCACGCAGATGTTGCAGTAGGTCTTTCCAAATTTGAGCAGAAACTCTGTAGTCATTTTAGTAGAGTTGAAATCAGAGGTAAAAGAGGTCGAAAGGTTGCTGTCCTCCTCACACCAGATATGGTAGATGCCCTAACACTTCTGGTGAATAAAAGAACAGAGTGTGCGGTTCAGGATAACTGCTTCTTGTTTGCTAGACCCAAATGCCAGAGTCATTACAGAGGTCAAGATTGCTTGCGGCTCTATGCAACTCAGTGTGGTGCTCAAAATCCACAACATCTCAGGTCAACACATTTGCGCAAACACGTGGCCACTCTATCACAAATTCTTAATTTGAAAAACAATGAATTAGATCAAGTTGCTGACTTCTTGGGGCACGATATTCGTGTACACCGTGAGTATTACAGGCTTCCAGAAGCGACAACTCAGCTGGCAAAAATATCCAAACTTCTGCTTGCTATGGAAAAAGGGTGTCTCCCTAACTTTCAAGGCAAATCACTCGATGAAATTGAAATTGAAG atgagatcaacttaactgatggcAGTGATGGAACTGAACCTGACAGTGATACAGAGGATGCTACCTTGGGCACACCAAGACTGAATG AAAGTCAAAGCATTCAGCCAGCTACAGAAGATAATGCTGGAGGCTCAACAGATTCCATCAGTG TGGGCCAGGTTTTTACAGCAGCAATTAAAACCTCAAAGAAGAAGTCGCGAACACAGTGGTCAAAACAGGAGGTGACAGCtgtattgaaacattttaaagaTCATATAACCAAAGGAAAACTGGCAACAATGGCAGAGTGTCAGCAGTGCAAGTCAGCTGAGGACCCTGTTCTGGCAGGGCGCACTGTACAAAATATAAGAGATTTTGTTAGAAATAGAGGGATCACACTAAAAAGGAAAACCATGTCTAAttga
- the LOC125725218 gene encoding uncharacterized protein LOC125725218 isoform X3 — MASSKLRSRKLSPKQEAAYFISACKDKDGLYVKYINSYKGRGVYSRFHFERGDFLLEYRGQLISRHECESRQKIYHDALKVFMFEFYFNGKLFCIDAARDDGSLGRLVNDDHVSPNSKMKKITISGKPHLCLFATRSISPGEEITYNYGDSDWPWRCKVATEKDQLHPKEQSTSSENITDVGMTTNVQLLPEGQHADVLREETEEAVSEGDPCANTLMDNSSLSKEMEQNITDVGMTTNVQLFPEGQHADVLREETEEVATKLDFCKTGGHRSSFPNENVEKQPCKHEVIHANFSSMDKCSACFGPVAPLKWIGLRCKVCSKFWHKNCFAKFEKNDEEPLSWDIGFSSSDEEVSLSDEEYVPDSDSESCSSVELAAGYVNNVQNKCSSNEQNVKVATSECTKSQKTKLNQEGVSKGSQYLKAREVSCLNEDDLFCCLEELTSGESDNESDSSAEGTDLLSSTSQVKRLSEIKRSSKVDVLINRSDRVSLPRKDHKTPTSEQQLEIIGGTSALDLPGDYKDVSVAGAKGNMAGAEKCLQSSDISCSENKNYCYICGKPQSKISRHLKTHLTEVEVAEALSFPKRSKERKRLLEKIRNKGNYRHNSNVLEKGNGLLKVKRRPNKDCDSKQFVHCMYCKAMFGRKELWRHVRRCSSKPGSVSEHQGRTRVLGLAAMAESTSLQQISGGVWKLLSAMKQDDISSVVRNDFCILQLAQSFFNKHGNDPTKFEYIRQKLREIGRFLITLRSESSIYSLEEAIKPANFQHVIEAVKKVSGHDEEKNYYQRPSLALKLGHTLQKVCELIHCRGLMAEDEELIKSTETFRKLYTTKWSELISHRALSTMNEAKFNKPSTLPFTHDVQLLHKHLETTANAASENLKKTSSSQSYAELAKATLARVIIFNRRRAGEVSKMQLKSFQERENTLLHADVAVGLSKFEQKLCSHFSRVEIRGKRGRKVAVLLTPDMVDALTLLVNKRTECAVQDNCFLFARPKCQSHYRGQDCLRLYATQCGAQNPQHLRSTHLRKHVATLSQILNLKNNELDQVADFLGHDIRVHREYYRLPEATTQLAKISKLLLAMEKGCLPNFQGKSLDEIEIEDEINLTDGSDGTEPDSDTEDATLGTPRLNESQSIQPATEDNAGGSTDSISVGQVFTAAIKTSKKKSRTQWSKQEVTAVLKHFKDHITKGKLATMAECQQCKSAEDPVLAGRTVQNIRDFVRNRGITLKRKTMSN; from the exons ATGGCTTCTTCGAAGTTGAGAAGTAGAAAACTTTCTCCAAAACAAGAGGCTGCATATTTTATATCTGCATGTAAAGACAAAGATGGACTTTATGTGAAatatataaattcatataaag GCCGTGGGGTATACAGCAGATTCCATTTTGAGAGGGGAGATTTTCTTCTGGAATACAGAGGGCAACTCATCAGCAGGCATGAATGTGAAAGTAGACAGAAAATATATCATGATGCCCTCAAAGTGTTCATGtttgaattttatttcaatGGAAAATTGTTTTG CATTGATGCTGCCCGAGACGATGGCTCCCTTGGGAGACTGGTGAATGATGACCATGTTAGCCCAAacagcaaaatgaaaaaaataaccaTATCAGGAAAGCCCCATCTATGTTTATTCGCAACCAGAAGCATTAGTCCTGGAGAAGAAATTACATATAACTACGGTGACTCTGACTGGCCATGGAGATGCAAG GTGGCTACTGAAAAAGACCAACTGCACCCAAAAGAGCAGAGCACATCAAGTGAG aacataaccgatgtgggaatgactacgaatgtccagttgttgccagaaggacagcatgcagatgtcctaagagaagagacagaagag GCTGTTTCTGAGGGAGACCCCTGTGCCAATACTCTGATGGATAACTCATCACTTAGCAAAGAAATGGAACAG aacataaccgatgtgggaatgactacgaatgtccagttgtttccagaaggacagcatgcagatgtcctaagagaagagacagaagag GTAGCCACCAAACTTGATTTTTGCAAGACAGGGGGTCACAGATCATCATTTCCAAATGAGAATGTTGAGAAG cAGCCCTGTAAGCATGAGGTCATCCATGCAAATTTTTCAAGCATGGACAAATGTTCTGCATGTTTTGGACCTGTGGCGCCACTCAAGTGGATTGGTCTGAGGTGTAAAG TGTGCTCTAAATTTTGGCACAAGAACTGCTTTGCAAAATTTGAAAAGAATGATGAAGAACCACTTTCATGG GATATAGGATTTTCAAGTTCTGATGAGGAAGTGTCACTCTCAGATGAGGAATATGTCCCAGACTCAGACAGTGAATCGTGCAGTTCAGTGGAGTTAGCAGCAGGATATGTAAACAATGTCCAAAACAAATGTTCCTCAAATGAACAGAACGTGAAAGTTGCCACCTCAGAGTGCACCAAATCTCAGAAAACAAAGTTGAACCAGGAAGGTGTAAGCAAAGGTTCACAGTATTTGAAGGCCAGGGAAGTGTCTTGTTTAAATGAGGATGATTTATTTTGTTGTCTGGAGGAGTTGACAAGTGGAGAATCAGACAATGAGTCAGACAGTTCTGCAGAAGGGACAGATTTACTTTCAAGCACCAGTCAAGTTAAACGCCTTTCAGAGATCAAAAGATCATCAAAAGTTGACGTTTTAATTAATAGATCAGATCGTGTTTCTTTGCCCAGAAAAGACCATAAAACACCTACAAGTGAACAGCAGTTGGAAATAATAGGTGGTACTAGTGCACTTGATTTGCCTGGAGATTATAAGGATGTATCAGTGGCAGGAGCAAAGGGTAACATGGCTGGAGCTGAGAAATGTCTTCAATCATCAGACATTTCTTGTTCTGAAAATAAGaattactgttacatttgtgggAAACCACAGTCAAAAATATCTCGTCATTTAAAAACCCATTTGACTGAAGTTGAAGTTGCAGAAGCACTGTCATTTCCAAAACGCTCAAAAGAACGCAAAAGACTACTAGAAAAAATTCGGAACAAGGGGAACTATCGGCATAATTCCAATGTATTAGAGAAAGGAAATgggttgcttaaagtaaaacgaAGGCCAAACAAAGATTGTGATTCAAAACAGTTTGTGCATTGTATGTACTGCAAAGCAATGTTTGGGCGTAAAGAACTATGGCGACATGTGAGAAGATGTTCCTCAAAGCCAGGTTCAGTAAGTGAACATCAGGGACGGACCAGAGTGTTGGGTTTGGCTGCCATGGCAGAGTCTACATCTTTGCAGCAGATATCTGGAGGAGTTTGGAAGCTCTTGAGTGCAATGAAGCAAGATGACATATCTTCTGTTGTACGCAATGACTTCTGCATTCTTCAGCTAGCGCAGTCATTCTTCAACAAACATGGAAATGACCCTACCAAGTTTGAATATATTCGTCAGAAGCTTCGAGAAATTGGGAGGTTTTTGATAACATTGCGCAGTGAGTCCTCTATATACAGCCTTGAGGAAGCTATAAAACCAGCTAATTTCCAGCATGTTATTGAAGCTGTGAAGAAAGTGTCAGGTCATGACGAAGAAAAAAACTACTACCAAAGGCCAAGCCTAGCATTGAAATTGGGCCACACATTGCAAAAGGTCTGCGAGCTCATCCACTGCAGAGGTCTAATGGCAGAAGATGAAGAGTTAATTAAGTCaactgagacattcagaaagctATATACCACCAAGTGGTCTGAGCTAATATCACACAGGGCTTTAAGCACAATGAATGAAGCAAAATTCAATAAACCGTCAACACTGCCTTTCACTCATGATGTTCAGCTCCTTCATAAACACCTGGAAACTACTGCCAATGCAGCATCTGAAAACCTGAAAAAAACATCATCATCACAAAGTTATGCAGAACTTGCAAAAGCTACCCTTGCAAGGGTAATTATTTTCAATCGTAGGCGTGCCGGTGAAGTATCTAAAATGCAGCTCAAAAGCTTCCAGGAAAGAGAGAACACACTACTTCACGCAGATGTTGCAGTAGGTCTTTCCAAATTTGAGCAGAAACTCTGTAGTCATTTTAGTAGAGTTGAAATCAGAGGTAAAAGAGGTCGAAAGGTTGCTGTCCTCCTCACACCAGATATGGTAGATGCCCTAACACTTCTGGTGAATAAAAGAACAGAGTGTGCGGTTCAGGATAACTGCTTCTTGTTTGCTAGACCCAAATGCCAGAGTCATTACAGAGGTCAAGATTGCTTGCGGCTCTATGCAACTCAGTGTGGTGCTCAAAATCCACAACATCTCAGGTCAACACATTTGCGCAAACACGTGGCCACTCTATCACAAATTCTTAATTTGAAAAACAATGAATTAGATCAAGTTGCTGACTTCTTGGGGCACGATATTCGTGTACACCGTGAGTATTACAGGCTTCCAGAAGCGACAACTCAGCTGGCAAAAATATCCAAACTTCTGCTTGCTATGGAAAAAGGGTGTCTCCCTAACTTTCAAGGCAAATCACTCGATGAAATTGAAATTGAAG atgagatcaacttaactgatggcAGTGATGGAACTGAACCTGACAGTGATACAGAGGATGCTACCTTGGGCACACCAAGACTGAATG AAAGTCAAAGCATTCAGCCAGCTACAGAAGATAATGCTGGAGGCTCAACAGATTCCATCAGTG TGGGCCAGGTTTTTACAGCAGCAATTAAAACCTCAAAGAAGAAGTCGCGAACACAGTGGTCAAAACAGGAGGTGACAGCtgtattgaaacattttaaagaTCATATAACCAAAGGAAAACTGGCAACAATGGCAGAGTGTCAGCAGTGCAAGTCAGCTGAGGACCCTGTTCTGGCAGGGCGCACTGTACAAAATATAAGAGATTTTGTTAGAAATAGAGGGATCACACTAAAAAGGAAAACCATGTCTAAttga